Proteins encoded together in one Rhizobium bangladeshense window:
- the glcE gene encoding glycolate oxidase subunit GlcE, giving the protein MIDLIPGSEEEAAAIIRDHAEGGRPIAICGGNSRAGFGNAVASEDRLRSAGLDGIVAYNPGEMVMTARSGTPLAMVEAALSQNGQMLAFEPMDHRPVMGTSGEPTIGGVFAANVSGPRRLVAGAARDSLLGVRFVNGRGEIIKAGGRVMKNVTGLDLVKLIAGSHGTLGFLTELTFRVPPRPRTEQTLVLSGLNDAEAANAMAAAMALPLEVSGAAHLPLTVAWKFLAGKLPEGEATVLRVEGLAGSVDVRIEKLATAMSAFATVTRLDEPESQRLWQEIRDVSPYADGTARPVWRVSVAPGTGHQLVAALRLEAGIDAFYDWQGGLVWMRMEAGTEAETVRRYIKALGGGHATLIRASAAARAATAAFHPEPEAVALLSRRVKEKFDPAGIFNPGKMA; this is encoded by the coding sequence ATGATCGATCTGATACCCGGAAGCGAGGAAGAGGCGGCGGCGATCATCCGCGATCATGCTGAGGGCGGCCGGCCGATCGCCATCTGCGGCGGCAATAGCCGCGCCGGCTTCGGCAACGCCGTTGCATCAGAAGATCGGCTGCGCTCGGCCGGACTTGACGGCATCGTCGCCTATAATCCCGGCGAAATGGTCATGACCGCTCGCTCGGGCACGCCGCTTGCCATGGTCGAGGCGGCGCTATCGCAAAACGGCCAGATGCTCGCCTTCGAACCGATGGATCATCGCCCGGTCATGGGCACCTCAGGCGAGCCGACCATCGGCGGCGTCTTTGCCGCCAATGTCTCCGGCCCGCGTCGCCTCGTTGCGGGAGCCGCCCGCGACAGCCTGCTCGGCGTGCGTTTCGTCAACGGCAGGGGTGAGATCATCAAGGCCGGAGGCCGGGTGATGAAGAATGTCACCGGCCTCGATCTCGTCAAGCTGATCGCCGGCTCGCACGGCACGCTCGGTTTTCTCACCGAACTCACCTTTCGCGTGCCGCCACGCCCGAGAACCGAACAGACGCTGGTTCTCTCCGGCCTCAACGATGCCGAAGCGGCCAATGCCATGGCGGCGGCGATGGCGTTGCCGCTCGAGGTCTCCGGTGCCGCCCATCTGCCGCTGACCGTGGCCTGGAAATTCCTCGCCGGAAAATTGCCCGAGGGCGAGGCGACGGTTCTGCGCGTCGAAGGCCTGGCCGGTTCGGTCGACGTGCGCATCGAAAAGCTTGCGACGGCGATGTCGGCCTTTGCCACGGTGACGCGGCTGGATGAGCCGGAAAGCCAGAGACTCTGGCAGGAAATCCGTGATGTATCACCCTATGCCGACGGTACGGCGCGGCCGGTCTGGCGTGTCTCGGTCGCCCCCGGCACCGGTCATCAGCTCGTCGCCGCACTCCGCCTGGAAGCCGGCATCGACGCCTTCTACGACTGGCAGGGCGGTCTCGTCTGGATGCGGATGGAGGCCGGCACCGAAGCAGAAACGGTCCGCCGCTACATCAAGGCGCTCGGCGGCGGGCATGCGACGCTGATCCGCGCATCCGCTGCGGCGAGGGCGGCAACCGCCGCCTTTCATCCTGAGCCGGAGGCCGTCGCGCTGCTGTCGCGGCGGGTGAAGGAGAAGTTCGATCCTGCCGGCATATTCAATCCAGGGAAGATGGCATGA
- the glcF gene encoding glycolate oxidase subunit GlcF has protein sequence MQTNFTPAQLADPHVAESEQILRKCVHCGFCTATCPTYVTLGNELDSPRGRIYLIKDMLENGRPADAEVVTHIDRCLSCLACVTTCPSGVDYMHLVDHARAHIEKTYRRPFMNRLTRAILAAVLPYPGRFRLALNLARLGRPFAGLMRGAALKSFAAMLALAPRRIPAPSDFAKPGTHRPETERRGRVAILSGCAQPVLDPGINAAAIRLLTRLGVEVVAPQGEVCCGSLVHHMGRAEQALASARTNVDIWTREIESQGLDAIIITASGCGTTIKDYGHMLRLDPVYAAKAARVSALAKDITEYLATLDLPAHTPRGITVAYHSACSLQHGQRITLAPKQLLKAAGFTVRDPAEGHLCCGSAGTYNIMQPEISAALKARKVKNIEATKADIIATGNIGCITQIATGTDIPILHTVELLDWAYGGTVPEKLTGLPLG, from the coding sequence ATGCAAACCAACTTCACCCCGGCCCAGCTCGCCGATCCCCATGTCGCCGAATCCGAGCAGATCCTGCGCAAATGCGTGCATTGCGGTTTCTGTACCGCCACCTGTCCCACCTATGTGACGCTCGGCAACGAGCTCGACAGCCCGCGTGGCCGCATCTACCTGATCAAGGACATGCTGGAAAACGGCCGTCCCGCCGATGCCGAGGTCGTTACCCATATCGATCGCTGTCTCTCCTGCCTTGCCTGCGTGACCACCTGTCCCTCTGGCGTCGACTATATGCATCTGGTCGATCACGCCCGCGCTCATATCGAAAAGACTTACAGACGGCCGTTCATGAACCGGCTGACGCGCGCCATTCTCGCGGCCGTGCTGCCCTATCCCGGCCGTTTCCGCCTGGCGCTCAATCTCGCCCGTCTCGGCCGCCCCTTTGCCGGCCTGATGCGGGGGGCGGCGCTGAAATCCTTTGCCGCCATGCTGGCGCTGGCGCCGCGCCGCATCCCCGCGCCTTCAGACTTCGCAAAACCCGGCACGCATCGGCCGGAGACGGAACGGCGGGGGCGGGTGGCGATCCTGTCCGGCTGCGCCCAGCCGGTGCTCGATCCCGGTATCAATGCGGCGGCGATCCGGCTGCTGACGCGGCTTGGCGTCGAGGTCGTGGCGCCGCAAGGCGAGGTTTGCTGCGGTTCATTGGTCCACCACATGGGTCGGGCTGAACAGGCGCTTGCAAGCGCTCGCACCAATGTCGATATCTGGACGCGCGAAATCGAGAGCCAGGGCCTCGATGCGATCATCATCACCGCATCGGGCTGCGGCACGACGATCAAGGATTACGGTCACATGCTGCGCCTCGACCCCGTCTATGCCGCAAAGGCGGCCAGGGTCTCGGCGCTGGCAAAGGACATTACCGAGTATCTGGCGACCCTCGACCTGCCTGCCCATACGCCAAGGGGGATCACGGTCGCCTATCATTCCGCCTGTTCGCTGCAGCACGGCCAGCGCATCACGCTTGCGCCGAAGCAATTGCTGAAGGCGGCCGGCTTCACCGTGCGCGATCCGGCCGAAGGCCATCTCTGTTGCGGTTCGGCCGGCACCTACAACATCATGCAGCCGGAGATCTCGGCGGCGCTGAAAGCACGCAAGGTTAAGAACATCGAAGCCACCAAGGCCGATATCATCGCCACCGGCAATATCGGCTGTATCACCCAGATCGCCACCGGCACCGATATCCCGATCCTGCATACCGTCGAGCTTCTCGATTGGGCCTATGGCGGCACTGTGCCGGAAAAATTAACTGGTTTGCCGTTAGGCTGA
- a CDS encoding HAD family hydrolase codes for MTTRALTTIGFDADDTLWQNEQYYRLTEAHFTELLADFAEGPKISERLLEAEKRNLRHYGFGIKGFTLSMIETAIEITEGKVPASVIAKILDTGRDLLSHPVETMPHARETLEALAGKYLLVMITKGDLFDQERKLAQSGLGDFFDAVEIVTDKTAVTYRRIFAKVGDGPERAMMVGNSLKSDIVPAIAAGSYGVFVPHELTWVLEHVDEPSEAPRFRKIGHLGELRELIERLA; via the coding sequence GTGACGACGCGAGCCCTGACGACGATCGGCTTCGATGCCGACGACACGCTCTGGCAGAACGAACAATATTACCGACTGACGGAAGCTCATTTTACAGAGCTGCTTGCCGATTTCGCCGAAGGTCCGAAGATTTCCGAGCGGCTGCTGGAGGCCGAGAAACGCAACCTTCGCCATTACGGCTTCGGCATCAAAGGCTTCACGCTGTCGATGATCGAGACCGCAATCGAGATCACCGAGGGCAAGGTGCCGGCGAGCGTCATCGCCAAGATCCTCGATACGGGCCGCGACCTCCTCAGCCACCCGGTCGAGACCATGCCGCATGCACGCGAAACGCTGGAAGCGCTCGCCGGCAAATATCTCCTTGTCATGATCACCAAGGGCGATCTCTTCGACCAGGAGCGCAAGCTCGCCCAATCCGGGCTCGGCGACTTCTTCGATGCGGTCGAGATCGTTACCGACAAGACGGCCGTCACCTATCGCCGCATCTTCGCCAAGGTGGGCGACGGGCCCGAGCGGGCGATGATGGTCGGCAACTCGCTGAAATCGGATATTGTGCCGGCGATCGCGGCCGGCAGCTACGGCGTCTTCGTGCCGCACGAACTCACCTGGGTGCTCGAACATGTGGACGAGCCGAGCGAGGCACCGCGTTTCCGCAAGATCGGCCATCTCGGCGAATTGCGCGAGCTGATCGAACGGCTCGCATAG
- a CDS encoding L,D-transpeptidase: MMKHLVLAAAFCGIFSTAAIADDRYATRPPVILSPDLTAPWINQLGGKVRPVVYQRPVVQRQQRGLFQRRVLRQAPQAAPQTVSTINPGIPAIRHPIEPQYLPQMVDYTTTEKPGTIVIDTNNRFLYLVMEGGRARRYGVGVGKPGFEWAGVHKITRKTEWPNWTPPSEMISREAAKGHYLPARMDGGPENPLGARAMYLGSTLYRIHGTNAPWSIGSAVSSGCIRLRNEDVVDLYDRVNVGTRVIVM, from the coding sequence ATGATGAAACACCTTGTTCTTGCCGCAGCCTTCTGCGGCATCTTCTCCACGGCCGCCATTGCAGACGACCGCTACGCCACCCGGCCGCCCGTCATCCTCAGTCCCGATCTGACCGCGCCATGGATCAATCAGCTCGGCGGCAAGGTTCGTCCCGTCGTCTACCAGCGGCCGGTCGTCCAGCGGCAGCAGCGCGGGCTTTTCCAGCGCCGCGTCCTGCGCCAGGCGCCGCAGGCAGCGCCACAGACCGTTTCGACGATCAATCCCGGCATACCGGCGATCCGCCATCCGATCGAGCCGCAATACCTGCCGCAGATGGTCGACTACACCACCACGGAAAAGCCAGGCACAATCGTCATCGATACCAACAACCGCTTTCTCTATCTCGTCATGGAAGGCGGCAGGGCGCGGCGCTACGGTGTGGGCGTCGGCAAGCCGGGTTTCGAATGGGCGGGCGTCCACAAGATCACTCGCAAGACGGAATGGCCGAACTGGACGCCTCCTTCCGAGATGATCAGCCGCGAAGCCGCAAAGGGCCACTATCTGCCGGCGCGCATGGACGGCGGCCCGGAAAACCCTCTCGGCGCGCGCGCCATGTATCTCGGCTCGACGCTCTACCGAATCCATGGCACCAATGCGCCCTGGTCGATCGGCAGCGCCGTTTCTTCCGGCTGCATCCGCCTGCGCAACGAGGACGTCGTCGATCTCTACGACCGCGTCAACGTCGGCACCCGCGTCATCGTCATGTAA
- a CDS encoding DNA-3-methyladenine glycosylase I: MSTSGIIIGEDGRSRCHWHANLPDYLRYHDEEWGRPVTDDIRLFEKICLEGFQSGLSWLTILRKRENFRAAFAGFDFEKVALFDDKDVARCLADAGIIRHRGKIVSTINNAKRAIDLRDEFGSLAHYFWRYEPGHNERPAVVDRGHIVANPTTPTSVVMSKDLKKRGWTFVGPTTVYAFMQAMGLVNDHLEGCFCRPEVEAMRAVLIRP, translated from the coding sequence ATGAGCACGTCTGGCATCATCATCGGCGAGGACGGTAGGAGCCGCTGTCACTGGCACGCCAATCTGCCGGACTATCTCAGATATCATGACGAGGAATGGGGCCGCCCTGTCACCGATGATATCCGCCTTTTCGAGAAGATCTGTCTCGAAGGATTCCAATCCGGCCTTTCCTGGCTGACCATCCTGCGCAAGCGGGAGAATTTCCGCGCCGCCTTCGCCGGCTTCGACTTCGAGAAAGTTGCCCTCTTCGACGATAAGGATGTCGCCCGCTGTCTGGCCGATGCCGGCATTATCCGCCATCGCGGTAAGATCGTTTCCACCATCAACAACGCCAAGCGCGCAATCGATCTCCGGGACGAATTCGGCTCGCTCGCCCATTATTTCTGGCGCTACGAGCCCGGTCACAACGAGCGGCCGGCGGTGGTCGACCGTGGCCACATCGTCGCCAATCCGACGACGCCGACATCGGTAGTCATGTCGAAGGATCTGAAGAAACGCGGCTGGACCTTTGTCGGCCCGACCACAGTTTATGCCTTCATGCAGGCGATGGGCCTCGTCAACGATCATCTGGAGGGCTGCTTCTGCCGGCCCGAGGTGGAGGCGATGCGCGCCGTCCTGATTCGACCATGA
- a CDS encoding outer membrane protein, whose translation MTYALRSSASLLAGIALFTIYSAASASAEDLEFSIYGGYQTAPHSGVDVSDGTSFTAGWEGKSFGSPPYYGARVTWWLEDFNKPNWGISLDFTHDKVYADDDTLAKAGWSHFEFTDGLNLLTVNGLYRFKDPARRWTPYVGAGIGVNIPHVEVIRPQGKTWAYEFGGVTLQAQAGVDFKVTERWSTFVEYKGTYSRVDVPIDSGDRLKTNIFTNAVNVGVSFHW comes from the coding sequence ATGACATATGCGCTGCGTTCCTCCGCCTCCCTGCTTGCGGGCATCGCGCTTTTCACAATCTATTCAGCAGCCTCTGCCTCGGCGGAAGATCTGGAATTCTCCATCTACGGCGGCTATCAGACCGCGCCGCACAGTGGCGTCGACGTCTCGGACGGGACCAGCTTCACCGCCGGCTGGGAAGGCAAGTCCTTCGGCAGCCCGCCCTATTACGGCGCCCGCGTCACCTGGTGGCTCGAGGACTTCAACAAGCCGAACTGGGGTATCTCGCTCGATTTTACCCATGACAAGGTCTATGCGGACGACGACACGCTCGCCAAGGCCGGCTGGTCTCATTTCGAATTCACCGATGGCCTGAACCTGCTCACCGTGAACGGTCTCTATCGTTTCAAGGATCCGGCCCGCCGCTGGACGCCGTATGTCGGCGCCGGTATCGGCGTGAACATTCCGCATGTCGAAGTGATTCGCCCGCAGGGCAAGACCTGGGCTTACGAATTCGGCGGCGTGACGCTGCAGGCGCAGGCCGGCGTCGACTTCAAGGTGACCGAGCGCTGGTCGACCTTCGTCGAATACAAGGGCACCTATTCGCGCGTCGACGTTCCGATCGACAGCGGTGACCGGCTGAAGACCAACATCTTCACCAACGCCGTCAACGTCGGCGTGTCCTTCCACTGGTAA
- a CDS encoding aldo/keto reductase — protein MRYNQLGNTGLFVSEICLGTMTFGEAKEGSMWGAIADVDQNAADRIVERSLAAGVNFIDTADVYSSGESERLLGQALKNLDVPRKDVVIATKVYGVMGDKPNDRGASRGHIMDSVEASLKRLQTDHIDLYQIHATDTVTPIEETLRAFDDLVSRGLVRYIGVSNWQAWRISKALGLSERRGFARFETVQAYYSIAGRDLERDIVPMMQEEKLGLMVWSPLAGGLLSGKYGPGAPGNGEGRRANFDFPPVDRDRAWACVAVMREIAEKHGASVATVALAYILAKPFVTSVIIGAKRVDQLDQNLAAVGLKLDEGDMQRLDEVSALAPEYPGWMLARQAAGRRPADFEPKD, from the coding sequence ATGCGTTACAACCAACTCGGAAATACGGGGCTTTTCGTCTCGGAAATCTGCCTGGGCACGATGACCTTCGGCGAAGCCAAAGAAGGCAGCATGTGGGGCGCCATCGCCGATGTCGACCAGAATGCCGCCGACCGGATCGTCGAGCGCTCGCTTGCAGCAGGCGTCAATTTCATCGACACGGCCGACGTCTATTCATCCGGCGAGTCCGAAAGGCTGCTCGGCCAGGCGCTAAAGAACCTCGATGTGCCGCGCAAGGACGTCGTCATCGCCACCAAGGTCTATGGCGTCATGGGCGACAAGCCGAACGACCGCGGCGCCTCGCGCGGCCATATCATGGATTCGGTGGAGGCGAGCCTCAAGCGCCTGCAGACCGATCATATCGACCTCTATCAGATCCACGCGACCGACACGGTGACGCCGATCGAGGAGACACTGCGCGCTTTCGACGACCTCGTTTCGCGCGGCCTCGTGCGTTATATCGGCGTTTCCAACTGGCAGGCCTGGCGTATTTCCAAGGCGCTCGGTCTCTCCGAACGCCGCGGCTTTGCCCGCTTCGAAACCGTGCAGGCCTATTATTCCATTGCCGGCCGCGATCTCGAACGGGACATCGTGCCGATGATGCAGGAGGAGAAGCTCGGGCTGATGGTCTGGTCGCCGCTCGCCGGCGGTCTGCTCTCAGGCAAATATGGCCCCGGCGCACCCGGCAACGGCGAAGGCCGCCGCGCCAATTTCGATTTTCCGCCCGTCGACAGGGACAGGGCCTGGGCCTGCGTCGCCGTCATGCGGGAGATCGCGGAAAAGCATGGTGCCAGCGTCGCGACCGTCGCGCTGGCCTATATCCTCGCCAAGCCTTTCGTCACCTCGGTGATCATCGGCGCCAAGCGTGTCGATCAACTCGACCAGAACCTTGCCGCCGTTGGGCTGAAGCTCGACGAAGGCGATATGCAGAGGCTCGACGAGGTGAGCGCGCTGGCGCCTGAATATCCGGGCTGGATGCTCGCCCGCCAGGCCGCCGGACGCCGCCCGGCCGATTTCGAGCCGAAGGACTGA
- a CDS encoding FAD-linked oxidase C-terminal domain-containing protein, translated as MSDAIPFLAPRADVLARRARIIADLTDLLPPECLVHEARELVPFETDAFVSYRRLPLAVALPRTTAEVSAVMRYCHRYGIPVVPRGAGTSLSGGAIPQEDAVVLGLSKMNRILEIDLPNRVAVVQAGVTNLNISECVSADGFFYAPDPSSQLACTIGGNIGMNSGGAHCLKYGVTTNNLLGVRMVLVDGTVIELGGKALDAAGYDLLGLVCGHEGQLGIVTEATVRLIAKPEGARPVLFGFESSEEAGACVADVIAAGIIPVAIEFMDKPAIEICEAFAHAGYPLDVGALLIVEVEGSEAEMDATLKDIVEIARRHAVKTVRECQSATEAALIWKGRKSAFGATGRIADYICMDGTVPLSQLSHVLKKTTEIVDHYGLRVANVFHAGDGNMHPLILFNANDPEDAARAEAAGNDILKLCVDAGGCLTGEHGVGIEKRDLMRHQYSEADLAQQMAVRAAFDPGWLLNPSKVFPLEGRPAA; from the coding sequence ATGTCCGACGCCATTCCGTTTCTCGCCCCGCGCGCTGATGTGCTGGCGCGCCGCGCCCGGATCATTGCCGATCTCACCGATCTTCTGCCGCCCGAATGCCTGGTTCATGAGGCGCGCGAGCTGGTGCCGTTCGAGACCGATGCCTTCGTTTCCTATCGCCGCCTGCCGCTCGCCGTCGCCCTGCCGCGCACCACGGCTGAAGTTTCGGCTGTCATGCGTTATTGCCACCGTTACGGCATTCCCGTCGTGCCCCGCGGCGCCGGCACTTCGCTCTCCGGCGGCGCCATTCCGCAGGAGGATGCCGTCGTGCTCGGCCTGTCGAAGATGAACCGCATCCTTGAAATCGATCTGCCGAACCGCGTCGCCGTGGTTCAGGCCGGCGTCACCAATCTGAACATCTCGGAATGCGTCTCCGCGGACGGGTTTTTCTATGCACCAGATCCGAGCTCGCAGCTCGCCTGCACGATCGGCGGCAATATCGGCATGAATTCCGGCGGCGCCCACTGCCTGAAATATGGCGTCACCACCAACAATCTGCTCGGCGTCAGGATGGTGCTGGTCGACGGAACGGTGATCGAGCTCGGCGGCAAGGCGCTGGACGCGGCCGGTTACGACCTGCTCGGCCTCGTCTGCGGTCACGAAGGCCAGCTCGGCATCGTCACCGAGGCGACGGTGCGGCTGATCGCCAAGCCCGAAGGCGCCCGCCCCGTGCTCTTCGGCTTCGAAAGCTCGGAAGAGGCCGGCGCCTGCGTCGCCGATGTCATCGCCGCCGGAATCATCCCTGTTGCCATCGAATTCATGGACAAGCCGGCGATCGAGATCTGCGAAGCCTTCGCCCATGCCGGCTATCCCCTCGATGTCGGCGCGTTGCTGATCGTCGAGGTCGAGGGTTCGGAAGCCGAAATGGACGCCACCCTGAAGGATATCGTCGAGATCGCCCGCCGCCATGCTGTGAAGACCGTGCGCGAATGCCAGTCGGCCACGGAAGCGGCGCTGATCTGGAAGGGGCGCAAATCCGCCTTCGGCGCCACCGGCCGCATCGCCGACTATATCTGCATGGACGGCACCGTGCCGCTCAGCCAGCTTTCCCATGTGCTGAAGAAGACCACGGAGATCGTCGATCACTACGGCCTGCGAGTCGCCAACGTCTTCCATGCCGGCGACGGCAACATGCATCCGCTGATCCTCTTCAATGCCAACGACCCCGAGGATGCCGCCCGCGCCGAAGCCGCCGGCAACGACATCCTCAAGCTCTGCGTCGATGCCGGCGGCTGCCTCACAGGCGAGCATGGCGTCGGCATCGAAAAGCGCGACCTAATGCGCCACCAGTATTCAGAGGCCGATCTCGCCCAACAGATGGCGGTGCGCGCCGCCTTCGATCCCGGCTGGCTGCTGAACCCGTCGAAGGTCTTCCCGCTGGAAGGGCGCCCCGCCGCATGA
- a CDS encoding L,D-transpeptidase — translation MIKLMQGLAAAGLVLSLMSTPAFSEPAGSASDNTRRPAQIVRVAQMPKYVKPQFKRKKVRLVTTEAVGTIIIDTNNKYLYLVEGNNRATRYGIGVGRDGFGWSGIVKIGRKAEWPSWTPPAEMRRREAAKGHIIPAFQEGGEDNPLGARAMYLYQGGRDTIFRIHGTNQPWTIGLNMSSGCIRMMNADVMHLYDRAAVGAKVIVIGPGNKQGKVAFEDKGIDVLRTMFGG, via the coding sequence ATGATCAAATTGATGCAAGGACTGGCCGCGGCCGGACTTGTCCTGTCCTTGATGTCCACGCCAGCCTTCTCCGAGCCTGCCGGCTCAGCCTCCGATAATACACGGCGGCCGGCCCAGATCGTGCGCGTGGCGCAGATGCCGAAATATGTGAAGCCACAATTCAAGCGCAAGAAAGTGCGCTTGGTGACGACGGAAGCAGTCGGCACCATCATCATCGATACGAACAACAAGTATCTCTACCTCGTCGAAGGCAACAACCGCGCCACCCGATACGGCATCGGCGTCGGCCGCGACGGCTTCGGCTGGTCCGGCATCGTCAAGATCGGCCGCAAGGCCGAATGGCCGAGCTGGACGCCGCCGGCCGAAATGCGCCGCCGTGAGGCCGCCAAGGGCCACATCATTCCCGCTTTCCAGGAAGGCGGTGAGGACAATCCGCTCGGCGCCCGCGCCATGTACCTCTATCAGGGCGGCCGCGACACCATCTTCCGCATCCACGGCACCAACCAGCCCTGGACGATCGGCCTCAACATGTCTTCCGGCTGCATCCGCATGATGAACGCCGACGTGATGCATCTTTATGATCGCGCCGCCGTCGGCGCCAAGGTCATCGTCATCGGTCCCGGCAACAAGCAGGGCAAGGTCGCGTTCGAGGACAAGGGCATCGACGTGCTGCGCACGATGTTCGGCGGCTGA
- the hisS gene encoding histidine--tRNA ligase has product MNDKQKKPQKLKARLPRGFVDRAAVDIRAVNEMTAKIREVYEHYGFDPVETPLFEYTDALGKFLPDSDRPNEGVFSLQDDDEQWMSLRYDLTAPLARHVAENFNEIQLPYRTYRAGYVFRNEKPGPGRFRQFMQFDADTVGAPGVQADAEMCMMMADTLEALGIKRGDYVIRVNNRKVLDGVLEAIGLGGDGKAGQRLNVLRAIDKLDKFGPEGVALLLGPGRKDESGDFTKGAGLDQEQIDKVLFFVGIRDYAESAARLADLVAGTSKGAEGVEELNFIGALITSAGYGSDRIKIDPSVVRGLEYYTGPVYEAELLFDVTNEKGEKVVFGSVGGGGRYDGLVSRFMGQPVPATGFSIGVSRVMTALKNLGKLGASEVIEPVLVTVMDGDVEAMGRYQRFTQQLRAAGIRAEMFQGNWKKFGNQLKYADRRGCPVAIIQGGDERAQGVVQIKDLIEGKRLSGEIEDNASWREARVAQETVTEADLVAKVQEILAAQAEDRKRAGGDV; this is encoded by the coding sequence ATGAACGACAAGCAGAAGAAACCGCAAAAGCTCAAGGCCCGCCTGCCGCGCGGCTTCGTCGACCGTGCGGCCGTCGATATCCGCGCCGTCAACGAGATGACGGCAAAGATCCGGGAAGTCTATGAGCATTATGGTTTCGACCCCGTGGAAACGCCGCTGTTCGAGTATACCGACGCGCTCGGCAAGTTTCTGCCCGACAGCGACCGGCCGAATGAAGGCGTCTTCTCGCTGCAGGACGATGATGAGCAATGGATGTCGCTGCGCTACGACCTGACGGCGCCGCTCGCCCGCCATGTCGCCGAGAATTTCAACGAGATCCAGCTTCCCTACCGCACCTATCGCGCCGGTTACGTCTTCCGCAACGAGAAGCCGGGTCCCGGCCGTTTCCGCCAGTTCATGCAGTTCGATGCCGATACGGTCGGCGCGCCGGGTGTCCAGGCCGATGCCGAAATGTGCATGATGATGGCCGATACGCTTGAGGCCCTCGGCATCAAGCGCGGCGACTATGTCATCCGCGTCAACAACCGCAAGGTCCTGGACGGCGTTCTGGAGGCGATCGGCCTCGGCGGCGACGGCAAGGCGGGCCAGCGGCTCAACGTGCTGCGCGCTATCGACAAGCTCGACAAGTTCGGCCCGGAAGGCGTGGCGCTGCTGCTCGGTCCCGGCCGCAAGGATGAATCCGGCGACTTCACCAAGGGCGCCGGGCTCGACCAGGAGCAGATCGACAAGGTGCTGTTCTTCGTCGGCATCAGGGATTACGCCGAAAGCGCCGCACGTCTCGCCGATCTCGTTGCGGGCACGTCGAAGGGCGCCGAAGGCGTCGAGGAGCTGAATTTCATCGGTGCGCTCATCACGAGCGCCGGCTACGGCTCCGACCGCATCAAGATCGATCCCTCCGTCGTGCGCGGCCTCGAATATTATACCGGCCCGGTCTACGAGGCCGAGCTTCTCTTCGACGTCACCAACGAGAAGGGCGAAAAGGTCGTCTTCGGCTCCGTCGGCGGCGGCGGCCGTTACGACGGACTGGTCTCCCGCTTCATGGGCCAGCCGGTCCCGGCGACCGGCTTTTCGATCGGCGTCTCCAGAGTGATGACGGCGCTGAAGAACCTCGGCAAGCTTGGGGCGAGCGAGGTGATAGAGCCGGTGCTGGTGACGGTGATGGATGGCGACGTCGAGGCGATGGGGCGCTATCAGCGCTTTACCCAGCAGCTTCGGGCCGCCGGCATCCGCGCCGAGATGTTCCAGGGCAACTGGAAGAAATTCGGCAACCAGCTGAAATATGCCGACCGCCGCGGCTGCCCCGTCGCCATCATTCAGGGTGGTGACGAGCGCGCTCAGGGCGTCGTCCAGATCAAGGATCTGATCGAGGGCAAGCGGCTTTCCGGCGAGATCGAGGACAATGCCAGCTGGCGCGAAGCCCGCGTGGCGCAGGAGACGGTTACGGAAGCCGATCTCGTCGCCAAGGTGCAGGAAATCCTTGCCGCGCAGGCGGAGGATCGGAAGAGAGCGGGCGGCGATGTCTGA